The Nitrospirae bacterium YQR-1 genomic interval GCCTGTGTTTACTTTTGAATTGGTATTAGCTGTTTGAGAAACGCTTACGCATAAAAATTCTGGATGAAAAAAACTTGATTTTAGAGATAACCAGTCTGCCCCAGAAAAAAAAAGGAATTGATATGAAAAAAGCTATCCCTCCGATTAGTTCACAGACAAGTCCCCAGTCAAAAATATACTTGCCGGTAAGCGGATCATAACGATAGCACCAAAGGAGAACACCCTCGGTAAGAGTAAGGGAAGAGCCCTCTTTTTTAGCAGCAAGGATGCTTAATCTGACGTTCTTTTCGTCGTAATTTACACCATATATATATTTTGAAATTTTCCCCATCGGAGTAATTACAATCAGTAAGTTAGGATGTAAAAACTCTCCGGTTTCACCATCTAATGTGTATTGAAAGTCCAGGGCTTTTAAAAGTTTTTCAACTTCACCTTTGCCGCCGCCTGCCACAGTCCAGCCTGGTTTATTATCGAGTTGCCAGGTGTTTCTGAATTTTTCCATTTGTTTTTGGTCGTCATCGGGGTCAAAGGTAAGGGTAAGAACGTTATAATTCACACCAAGCCCCTCTACTTTATCAACAACGCTCATCACACTGTCAGTAATAAGAAGACAGGCGGTTTGGCACCTCGTATAAATAGGGCTTATAATGAGTACCTTACCGCCGATAATCTCCTTAATTGAAACTGTCTTTCCATATGAGTCAAGGAGTTTGACGTCCGGGAGGGTTGTATTGAGGGTCACCTTTTGGTTAGGTGACTTCATATCAGCCTCCGAGACGCCTGCTCCGTAAAGACTAACAAACAAGAGCAAAAGCAGGAGAGTTTTCACTCCGATTCCTACTTTACCTCCCACATGACACTTAGCCATCCCCAGTTTAGGGTGGTAAAGATCAAAAACGCTATCATAAAGATTATTGTAAGGGCAAAAGTTCCGGGAGCTACAAAACCTGAATGATTATCATCAGCCGGCGGTATATCGGAAAGAGTAAGCTGCATATCCTCTTTGCCTCTGACAGGTGTTCCAAAAAACACCGACACTACAACAACAATCACCCATGCCAAAACGGCAAGAAATGCAATCGCTCC includes:
- a CDS encoding SCO family protein, with the protein product MGGKVGIGVKTLLLLLLFVSLYGAGVSEADMKSPNQKVTLNTTLPDVKLLDSYGKTVSIKEIIGGKVLIISPIYTRCQTACLLITDSVMSVVDKVEGLGVNYNVLTLTFDPDDDQKQMEKFRNTWQLDNKPGWTVAGGGKGEVEKLLKALDFQYTLDGETGEFLHPNLLIVITPMGKISKYIYGVNYDEKNVRLSILAAKKEGSSLTLTEGVLLWCYRYDPLTGKYIFDWGLVCELIGGIAFFISIPFFFWGRLVISKIKFFSSRIFMRKRFSNS